In one Desulfoferula mesophila genomic region, the following are encoded:
- a CDS encoding phasin family protein, which produces MLETVKNLMLAGLGAAVLTKEKAMHLMHEAVEKGELSAAEAEKLAEEVVAESKRQAQAMGDKLSEAAREAAMNLNLASKEEVEALSERVARLEKELAEHKADAGSES; this is translated from the coding sequence ATGCTAGAAACCGTAAAAAACCTGATGTTGGCTGGTCTGGGGGCCGCGGTGCTCACCAAGGAAAAAGCCATGCATTTGATGCATGAGGCCGTGGAAAAGGGCGAACTGAGCGCCGCCGAGGCGGAAAAGCTGGCCGAGGAGGTGGTGGCCGAATCCAAGCGTCAGGCCCAGGCCATGGGCGACAAGCTGAGCGAGGCGGCCCGCGAGGCGGCCATGAACCTGAACCTGGCCTCCAAGGAAGAGGTGGAGGCCCTGAGCGAACGGGTGGCCCGGTTGGAAAAGGAGCTGGCCGAACACAAGGCCGACGCGGGATCAGAGTCCTAG
- a CDS encoding selenium metabolism-associated LysR family transcriptional regulator — protein MDLRRLQVFAKVYEKRSFSRAAEEVYLSQPTVSGHIKSLEEELGVQLFDRLGREILPTKAAELLYVHARDILLRVEDAQHSVDAFLGRLRGDLVVGGSTIPGQYVLPGFIGRFRMLHPEVRITLHIGDTRQVVDSVLAGTLEAGVVGAVVEEERLAYSPLMEDELALAGWPGHPFGDSLDTAELKRAPLVFREPGSGTRMFLSKALRKAGVDPVDMNIVAQMGSTMAVLNAVRAQVGLGFLSRRAMVEDLEAGKVVEVGLPGIKLKRQFYLVTRKKRTHSPASQAFMSLCMTGLEEG, from the coding sequence ATGGATCTGCGCCGGTTGCAAGTTTTTGCAAAAGTATATGAAAAACGTAGCTTTTCTCGCGCCGCCGAAGAAGTTTATCTGAGCCAGCCCACGGTCAGTGGGCACATCAAGAGCCTGGAAGAGGAGCTGGGGGTGCAGCTCTTTGACCGCTTGGGCAGGGAGATACTTCCCACCAAGGCTGCCGAGTTGCTCTACGTGCACGCCCGCGACATCCTTTTGCGGGTGGAGGACGCCCAGCACTCGGTGGACGCCTTTCTGGGGCGTTTGCGCGGCGATCTGGTGGTGGGAGGCTCCACCATTCCCGGACAATACGTGCTGCCTGGTTTCATCGGGCGCTTTCGCATGCTCCACCCCGAGGTGCGCATAACCCTGCACATCGGCGACACCCGCCAGGTGGTCGATTCCGTGCTGGCCGGCACCTTGGAGGCCGGAGTGGTGGGCGCGGTGGTGGAGGAGGAGCGCCTGGCCTACAGCCCGCTCATGGAGGACGAACTGGCCTTGGCCGGCTGGCCGGGCCATCCCTTTGGCGACTCCCTGGACACGGCGGAGCTCAAGAGGGCCCCGCTGGTGTTCCGCGAGCCGGGCAGCGGCACCCGCATGTTCCTCTCCAAGGCCTTGCGCAAGGCGGGGGTGGACCCGGTTGACATGAACATCGTGGCCCAGATGGGCTCCACCATGGCCGTGCTCAACGCGGTGCGCGCCCAGGTGGGCCTGGGGTTTTTGAGCCGCCGGGCCATGGTGGAGGACTTGGAAGCGGGCAAGGTGGTGGAAGTGGGCCTGCCGGGCATTAAGCTCAAACGCCAGTTCTACCTGGTCACCCGCAAGAAGCGCACTCATTCGCCCGCTTCCCAGGCCTTCATGTCCCTGTGCATGACCGGACTGGAAGAAGGCTAG
- a CDS encoding ABC1 kinase family protein, whose amino-acid sequence MLDTIRNLGRVTELAMVLVRHGFADLVDRLGLPGTRGVGARSGGEKLAGRYSAYARLRMVAEQMGPTFVKLGQLLSQRPDLLPKEFVLELSKLRDQVTPIPFSDVKAQVERSLGKPIAEVFSSFDEKCLASASLAQVHRAVRADDGREVAVKVRKPDIMRTIEADMELLMVLAKLADKELEAAANYDLPALVAEMERSMRQELDFTLEARHMRTAQSQLSPGIDVIIPQPHLDLTRPGLLTMELIQGQSPHQAQLKPEEGKKLATDLVRLMMDQVLLHGFFHGDPHQGNMLITRDAKGRPRLAMLDWGLAGRLSDDDRYVLCDLLMATLGRDAKAVIKAWVEMRVVPQTYEDPTLERDVADLLEMVNSQGEPVTTATVILEMMEIMRQHKLMVPMQYALADKALLEMEGVARSLDPQFRPVEAARPFVWRLYLERWRPDAMAKRFLSHLSDALRLVQNLPRRLENLVSQLERGELSLQLKHEGLVPLTKAVQEGASRVTVGLVVAALIVGSSMIITTGVEPKLFGLPALGVAGYLISGVIGLWLVWSIIRSRGGRF is encoded by the coding sequence ATGCTGGACACCATTCGCAACCTGGGCCGGGTGACCGAGTTGGCCATGGTGCTGGTGCGCCATGGTTTCGCCGACTTGGTGGACCGCTTGGGCCTGCCCGGCACCCGCGGCGTGGGCGCCCGCAGCGGCGGCGAAAAGCTGGCCGGACGCTACAGCGCCTACGCCAGGCTGCGCATGGTGGCCGAGCAGATGGGCCCCACCTTCGTCAAGCTGGGCCAACTGCTCTCCCAGCGCCCGGACCTGTTGCCCAAGGAGTTCGTGCTGGAGCTTTCCAAGCTCCGGGACCAGGTTACCCCCATTCCCTTTTCCGACGTCAAGGCCCAGGTGGAGCGTTCCCTGGGCAAGCCCATCGCCGAGGTGTTCAGCAGCTTTGACGAGAAATGCCTGGCCAGCGCCTCCCTGGCCCAGGTGCACCGGGCGGTGCGCGCCGACGACGGCCGCGAGGTGGCGGTCAAGGTGCGCAAGCCGGATATCATGCGCACCATAGAGGCCGACATGGAGCTCTTGATGGTCCTGGCCAAGCTGGCCGACAAGGAGCTGGAGGCGGCGGCCAACTACGACCTGCCCGCCCTGGTGGCCGAGATGGAGCGTTCCATGCGCCAGGAGCTGGATTTCACTCTGGAAGCGCGCCACATGCGCACCGCACAGTCCCAGCTTTCGCCGGGCATAGACGTGATCATCCCCCAACCCCACCTGGACCTGACCCGGCCCGGCCTGCTGACCATGGAGCTGATCCAGGGCCAGAGCCCGCACCAGGCCCAGCTCAAGCCGGAGGAAGGCAAAAAGCTGGCCACCGACCTGGTGCGCCTGATGATGGACCAGGTTCTCCTGCACGGCTTTTTCCACGGCGATCCCCACCAGGGCAACATGCTCATCACCCGCGACGCCAAGGGCCGCCCCCGGCTGGCCATGCTGGACTGGGGCCTGGCCGGCCGCCTGAGCGACGACGACCGCTACGTGCTGTGCGATCTGTTGATGGCCACCCTGGGGCGCGACGCCAAGGCGGTGATCAAGGCCTGGGTGGAGATGCGGGTGGTGCCCCAGACCTATGAGGACCCCACCCTGGAGCGGGACGTGGCCGATCTTTTGGAGATGGTCAACTCCCAGGGCGAACCGGTGACCACCGCCACGGTGATCCTGGAGATGATGGAGATCATGCGCCAGCACAAGCTCATGGTGCCCATGCAATACGCCCTGGCCGACAAGGCCCTGCTGGAGATGGAGGGGGTGGCCCGCTCGCTGGACCCCCAGTTCCGCCCCGTGGAGGCGGCCCGGCCCTTTGTGTGGCGGCTATACCTGGAACGCTGGCGGCCGGACGCCATGGCCAAGCGTTTTTTGAGCCACCTGAGCGACGCCTTGCGCCTGGTGCAAAACCTGCCCCGCCGGCTGGAAAACCTGGTGAGCCAATTGGAACGGGGCGAATTGTCCCTCCAGCTCAAGCACGAAGGCCTGGTTCCCCTGACCAAGGCGGTGCAGGAAGGGGCCAGCCGGGTCACCGTGGGCCTCGTCGTGGCCGCGCTCATCGTGGGCAGTTCCATGATCATCACCACCGGCGTGGAGCCCAAGCTGTTCGGCCTGCCCGCCCTGGGGGTGGCGGGCTATCTGATCAGCGGGGTCATCGGACTTTGGCTGGTGTGGTCCATCATCCGATCCCGGGGAGGACGCTTCTAA